TCGCCATCAAGCAACAACCTTGGCTTCGGAACTCCACCACCGCACCGTCCTGCGCACTGCATGTACTGATGCCCGGCAGTTCGTCCCTCCGGGCCTTGCTCGATCTCGGCTACGAGAGAAACCATAACCACGCCGCAATCGAATGTCTACTGCGGCCGTCACAGATTTTCGCGTGTTCGACGGGTAGGTAATCGGGGTCGAACGTGGCCTGTATCCGTGCGCGGGGCAGCCGGCGGGTGGCACCGCCTCCGGTCGACGCAGCGCCTGCGCGCCTCGGCGTGCTGGGCGAGCGGATCGCATGCGCCGGGCCCGCAGGGCGGGGCGGGCAATAGAATCGGCTCCCATGTCGAAGCCTGACGAGCTGCTCGTGAACGTCGCCGCCCTGGTGGAGTCCGAGCAGAGCAACCAGATGTCCCTGACCGTGGTCACCGGCGGTGCTGTCATCACCGGCCGGCTCGCCCCCGAAGCCGTGTGGAGGCAGCGGGTGTCGGAGGTGCTGACGGATTCCGCCCGTCTGGGCGAGTTCTCCGCCATCTTCACCGCCACGACACCCAAGGAGGGGCCACCCACGCATCTGCACTTCCATGTGGCGCGGATCCTGCAGGGAACCGTGGGCATCCCGGAGACGGGCGGCATGTACCGCGTCTCGATCGAGAACGTCAGCGCCTGGACCATGGGCGATTTCAGCTACTCCGACCACTGACCTGCGGTCGACAGCTACTTGTACGCCCTCTGGCAGCGGGGTGGGGTCATGGGCGCCACGCCGCACCATCGAGGTGGCCCAGGGCATGACGGGCCGTCTGCTCACGCATCGCTCACCCACGGGCCTGGAAACGACTTGGGGACCACCTACCAACATCGGTAGGTGGTCCCTAAGTACCAGGTCAGAGGCTTTCCCTCGGCCCGGGAGCAGTAGGCCATGTCGGACTCGAACCGACAACCAACGGATTAAAAGTCCCGGCAAGATCATGCCGGGCCGTTCCGCTCGGTCCGGCGGGGTCCGGACGTGCCTGGTCAGACGGATGCGGCGTGCTACTGGATCCGCTCCAGCCCCCGCCTTCCCCTCGCGTCCGCTCACGCATCGCTCACGCATCGGACCCCGGTGACCTGGCCTCTTGCCGCCCGCAGGGGCCTGTCTGTCAGGCCCCGAGACGGCGGAGGAACTCGTCCTCGTCCACGACCTCGATGGCCTGGCCGGCGTCGAGGAGAGCCTGTGCGTCCTTCAACTTGCCGCTCAGCGTGTCGCCGGGCTTGAGCTGGGTCTGCGTGGCGGAGACCAGGATGTCGGTCTTCTTGGTCATGTTCTTCGTGGGCTGCGCGCCGACCTCGGCGAGGCGGGCGAACGCCTCGGGCCGCTCCATCGCCGTGAGCTTGCCAGTGAGGCAGACGGTCAGTCCGTACAGGGCCCCGTCGGGATCGGCGTCGGGGTTGGCGCCGGGAACAGGCCTGCGATCGCGGCGGCCCGAGCCCTGGTACTGGCTGCCGCGCCACTGGTTGTCGGCCGTCATGGAGCCCCAGCGGATCTGGTGCTTGTCCAGCAGCTCATCAAGCGTCGTCGTGCCGGATTCACGCATCGCCGCGAGCATGATCTCGGCGGACGCCCTGGAGTCGGCTTCGGCCTGGTGGTGGTCGGTGAAGGCGTGGCCGGCGGCGTCCATGCAATGGGGCAGTCCGTAGGACAGCAGCTGCCAGGTGCGGCGTGCGACGACCTGGGAGCAGGTGTACCGAAGCTCGGGCCAGGCGATGCCTTCGGCGTCGCAGGCGGCCCGGATGACGCTGAAGTCGAACCCGGCGTTGTGGGCGACCAGGGGCCGGCCGTCGGCGAACGCGAGGATCTCGGCGAGCGCGGCCTTCCAGCCGGGGGCGCCAGCGCTCGGTCGGGTACGCCGCGGCGGCCCGATCCGTGCGGTGCGCGATCCGCCCTCGATCCTCCGAAAAATCTTTCCGCGAGGGCGACGGTTTTTCCGCCCGCCGCTGGTCTGGATAGGTACCGAACCCGACCACCACGTGGAGTCTCCGATGTCAGATCCCGTTCAGACCGCTGTGGTCACTGGTGCCAGCCGTGGCTTCGGGCGCGCGATTGCCGCCGCGCTCGTCGCCCGGGGAACCCGCGTCATCGGTATCGCCCGCGACGGGCAGGGGCTGCGCGCCGTACGCGACGATCTCGGCGAGGGCTTCACGCCCGTTGCCGCAGACGCCACCGACGAAGCGCTCGCCGCGGAGGTGATCCGCACGCATGGCCCGAGCCTGCTCGTCCTCAACGCCGGGGCCACGCCGCACATGGCGCCCGTGCAGGAGCAGACCTGGGAGACCTTCAGTCGCAACTGGGAGGTCGACACCCGGCACGTGTTCGCCTGGACCGGGGCGGCGCTGCGGGAGCCGCTGGCGCCGGGCAGCCTGGTCCTGTCGATGTCCAGCGGGGCCGCTCTGGGTGGCTCCCCGCTCAGCGGCGGGTACGCGAGCGCCAAGGCCGCCGTCCGCTACCTGCGTCAGTACGGTGCCGAGGAGTCCGAGCGGGCCGGGTTGGGAATCCGGTTCGTCACGGTGCTGCCGGACATGACCCCGGTCGGCGGGGTGGGCGAGGTCGGGGTGACGGGCTACGCCGCGCGGGTGGGTGTCGATCGGGAGACCTTCATCGAGGGACGGCAGCCGATCCTCCGCCTGGAGCAGGTCGGCAAGGCCGTCCTGGAACTCGCCGGGAACCGGGACAGCGGTGCGGAGTACCGGCTCGGCGGCGATGGTCTGCGCCTGATCGGCTGAGCCGCCACCCGGCCACGCCGCCCACCGCCGCCTACAGTGGCCCCGTCGCACTCCGAGGAGGATCCGCGATGCCGTCGAACGCCGATTTCACCGCCCTGGCCGAGCCGTTCCGGCCGGAACTGCTCGCGTACTGCTACCGGATCCTCGGCTCGATCCACGACGCCGAGGACCTGGTGCAGGAGACCTACCTGCGGGCGTGGCGTGGGTTCGACGGCTTCGAGGGGCGCTCCTCGCTGCGGCGGTGGCTGTACCGGATCGCCACCATGGCCTGCCTGACGGCACTGGAGACGCGCAAGCGCAGGCCCCTGCCGTCGGGGTTGGGCGCGCCGTCGGACGACCACCGGGTGGAGGTGGCTCCCCGCGAGCCGACGGTGGCATGGCTCCAGCCGGCGCCGGACGCTCGGTTCGGCGCCGGCGACCCGGCGTCGGTCGTGGCTGCGCGGACGAGCGTGCGCCTCGCCTTCATCGCCGCGCTCCAGTACCTGTCCGCCCGCCAGCGCGCCGTGCTGACCCTGCGCGACGTGCTCGGGTTCCGGACGGCCGAGGTGGCGGAGGTGCTGGACACGACCATCGCGGCCGTGGACAGCGCGCTCCGCCGCGCCCGGGCTCGTCTGGCCGAGGCCGCGCCTGTCGCGGACGAGCTGGCCGATCCGGACGAGGGGATCCGGCGCGGCCTCCTCGACGACTACGTCGACGCCTTCACCCGCGCCGACGCCGCCGCGCTGGTCAAGCTGCTGCGGGCCGACGTCGAGCTGGAGATGCCGCCGACCCCGACCTGGTTCACCGGCCGCCCGGCCGTCCTCGGCTTCCTGTCCGCCCGTGTCCTGCGACCGGATCTGTGGCGGATGACGCCCACCCGTGCCAACGGCCAGCCCGCCTTCGTCGTCGAGCGCCACGCGGGCGACGGCCGGTACGAGCCCTACGGCATCCAGGTCCTGACCCTGCGCGGGGACCGCATCGCCCGGATCACCGCCTTCAACGACCCGACCCTGGTGCCGGCCTTCGTGCCGGACCAAAGCACCCGCACCCTGCGAGCCCGCTGAGCCCGGACCGGGCCTTCCGCCGCCGGGGTCCGGCATGATGGACCGGTGGACTTCGAGCCGTACCGGGGTGAACTGACGGCGTACTGCTACCGGATGCTGGGCTCCTACCAGGACGCCGAGGACCAGGTGCAGGAGTCGCTGCTGCGCGCATGGAAGGCGCGGGACCGGTACGACCCGGACCGGGCTTCGGTGCGGACCTGGCTGTACCGGATCGCGACCAACGTGTGCCTGACCGCGCTGGAAGGCCGCGCGCGGCGTCCGTTGCCGTCCGGTCTCGGCGCGCCCGGTGAGGACCCGAGGGTGCCACTCGTGCCGGCCCCGGACGTTCCCTGGCTGGAGCCGTTCCCCGACACCCGCTTCGATCTGGAGACGCGCGCCGACCTGCGACTCGCCTGGGTGGCGGCGGTTCAACTGCTGCCGGCACGACAGCGGGCCGTACTCGTGCTGCGTGAGGTGCTCGGGTTCACCGCC
This is a stretch of genomic DNA from Streptomyces sp. NBC_00536. It encodes these proteins:
- a CDS encoding SDR family oxidoreductase, producing the protein MSDPVQTAVVTGASRGFGRAIAAALVARGTRVIGIARDGQGLRAVRDDLGEGFTPVAADATDEALAAEVIRTHGPSLLVLNAGATPHMAPVQEQTWETFSRNWEVDTRHVFAWTGAALREPLAPGSLVLSMSSGAALGGSPLSGGYASAKAAVRYLRQYGAEESERAGLGIRFVTVLPDMTPVGGVGEVGVTGYAARVGVDRETFIEGRQPILRLEQVGKAVLELAGNRDSGAEYRLGGDGLRLIG
- a CDS encoding RNA polymerase subunit sigma-70, translated to MPSNADFTALAEPFRPELLAYCYRILGSIHDAEDLVQETYLRAWRGFDGFEGRSSLRRWLYRIATMACLTALETRKRRPLPSGLGAPSDDHRVEVAPREPTVAWLQPAPDARFGAGDPASVVAARTSVRLAFIAALQYLSARQRAVLTLRDVLGFRTAEVAEVLDTTIAAVDSALRRARARLAEAAPVADELADPDEGIRRGLLDDYVDAFTRADAAALVKLLRADVELEMPPTPTWFTGRPAVLGFLSARVLRPDLWRMTPTRANGQPAFVVERHAGDGRYEPYGIQVLTLRGDRIARITAFNDPTLVPAFVPDQSTRTLRAR